Below is a window of Nicotiana tabacum cultivar K326 chromosome 19, ASM71507v2, whole genome shotgun sequence DNA.
gcattgtggtggaacaattaaatcatatagcacattcatatttctagatggaaattatttgatTTCTGACCCTGAACctattgtgatagggagaacttatcataacttggctagatgcgtacacgtgctgttgtatattaaataatacatcacataccaaattttattttggcaattttgttctcataaccaatggtttagatataattggaggcatacaatttttgctaaaccaacttggatttaaaccagtattatcaagataaatcatcataatttatattctggaactgtgctctaataatttgagcaatcaatcttgtaaaagccaaactgcaagttgataacaaatacACATGTGatcatagaatagatgcatctattaaaatcatataatagtaaacggtccacatggaaggtgactgggcccataaatttatcaccttttattcgttctataaatcaagggattcaatcccagctttaactggtatatcatgagaataagcagcagaagagaattcttgaagaatcttatatttcttcaatatatgccaatgtaattctcaattaatttttcgcatcataattgaaccgagatggtcaaccggtcatgccaactaatatttatttcagtaaacctctagtttacttgtggcttgtgattgcatcatcatgtttgtacttgtgtagtacaaataaaagaaaagtcaTGTAACATTTTATATTTACctggtatgattatagtaatataaagatattcaatcttcttttcatttatattctcaatatgccaaccactttggctaatatattcGTAAATCAAaatgtttcttttgagacttactacaagattaatgtcatgaacaatttcattcattcgggtagtaacaaattagttctttcagaTCTCTTAActacttttgtactacaagatcttttgtcacaccatccatataatgaatgtctccttcacaaagagaatcatatcataataattttcatgtttaaaatcatcataagaaaaataatttcttgctttaattttgcttttaataactttcataaggctTGACAAAatatttggcgtatcacatgtatgcgaccaatgatatattcatgtaactacacaataatattcattatctttctttgtctcaaacctcccttagaggtgagttgtagtatttatccaaccatgcacaagtacattattatgcataatctttatcacatatatattttcacattcactttcaggaatgagtatgcattttcaatgtttatcacaagtcacattctcttcaaagaatgGAGTATAATCATAAAATGtgctttgttattttttttaatacccATTTGATGGTAAATATTGTCTTGttctccctttttataattaccatagtgataactattattattttagCCTTTCGCACGCCCACATTCATTTTTTaaccacttgtctttatttagacttatcatgcactgctatcacattcacttcaagaatggagcaaatcaagtgggacaagcttcatgcttttcatgaaaaatatatatatattacataaggctcattattttatattttatcacattcattaatttataattttataaaCATAAGGCTATCACATTCAATACGgaggaatgagccttatgtttccagcaaaaatatttaaggcttaatgcataattgtgactattataaattataactataATGAGTTTATATTGATTGTGTATTCCAATACCAAATTTGCAAGGTACTGTAAAATCGCCtatatatttgataattttgctttcaatgaaatacatcatgtgatggtaaaaatattattactaaattaccttaataattatctatcatagtatgtaaaaggtgagaacatatatatacgttggaatattatatttgtcctataagagatgtagcaaataaagacatacctttccagttctttatttcagtggatacaattgaaaaaaatattttaactaaatactgcacataaagttaatgcaaagatatgaaagtatgaatgggtttagatggatgtaaaacttatctttgtattatcatccaagacatttttcattgtacttgatctcattgtctgcttataatttacatagtcttgacgtagaagatcatgaaatgagcaattcgtgctgataacgtgttataaaataaaagcaatttagtaaaacatgaacaagaacaagttatgaaataaaagcaatttagtaaaatatgaacaagaaatagagatagagagaaggaagagtatttcttcttcaattgtgtgtattttcttatctattacaagtcctttatataggcatgaaaagtgaagaaaaatatgtcattgaatatgtcattaagcatagaaatatgtcattgaatatgtcattaagcatttgagaagatcatggaggaagagtagacatccaccataatttgatttttcttataacatgCTTAAGTTAATATATGATTAAAAATTATTATATCTCATAAAAAAGTGCAAAGAAATACAATCAAGCTGAGCTTAGTTGGGTCGAGCTTTAGCCTACTTAGTTTCAGCTTGCCCCAGTCTTATATAAGTTATAAAGAAGGATTCTTTCGTACGATAAAAATGGTCCTCTCctcataaaagaaaataatttaggaattGAGTTTTCTTTTATCTTTGTTAGATTATTATTACTACtccattaaaaaaaaagagaaattggaTTCTCCCCCTAGCTTTGCACttttttttttggacaaaaacATCTTTATCTTTGCCTTTGTTTCTCCCCCTAGATTATTATTACTACTCcatacaatttgatataaatcgtgtaggaaaataaaaatatgtgtattcttgactatgagaatgaaaAATAGTGAACAAAAAGAATGAGTAAAACAAGCATCAGGGATTCTCTTTTCCTGCCCTGCCTTTGATCTTTTTTTGTCATCCctcttatagtagagggatcctactttatataCAATAAAAAAATACGTAGTGGAGAGCCCATGATTTATTGTCTTTTTCTCGATtttcgccaagattctctcccatagtgcggttgcaacggccctAATCTGcaagctcgatactggctcgagctcagTGTTGGATCGAGCCCTCAGCCTTGgtccgagctcgattctgacttgggGTCTCGATATTCAGGGTGAATGTTGGTTGGTCCATGCATCTTCGATAATCTCCGCtttgcctcgtagttcgatttggatatggGCTCGATAATCATATCGAGCTTGTCATTTGATCGGTCTTGGAGCTCGAAGTTCGCCGCCCTTACTTCGGATCTTGACCGAGCTTGTCATGCAGATATCCTTTGATCGAAATATTATCGTCTCGATTAGTCCGTACGACTGACtcgaatcggttttgaccgtatacagccTTAATTGtaggttttaaattttattaagAATGTCTATTTTCCTTGTCATAAGAACTTAGTTTTCATAAATTTGTTTAGTTTCTCTTCTTTCCATCAAAGTTTAAGGTCAACATCAATCATTTTCCACTATTATCATCAATGTCATTTTGTTTGAGAAAACTACGTTTGTGGGGAAGGAAAGATTTCTTTATCATTTCGTTTTTGCTTTTTCTCTAGTTTTGTAGGTTCTTTATGAAATTGGCACCACATGGCACATGCACTTAgattgaagagagagagagagagtaatgCAATGGCTAAACTAATGTTTTGCTAATTTTCAGCTTACAACATCTTCCTCTTTAACTTATATGTATATTTATGAATGCATATGAGAGTATATGTTTTGGTAAAATAAATTGAGCTAAGTGAATTTGCTTAAGTGGCAAGAGTGCTCTACTTCCAAGTTCCAACCGATCATGtttcccttttttcttctttaagaCTTCTAAATATATTTCAATAAGACCATACTCTCTAATCTCTATTAGAGTTAATCGATCAAAGTTACAAATTATTATTCCGTTTTCAATTTGTTTCAATCTATTTGGAGTATGACGGTTAAGTTGACAAATTTTCAGTGCGAACTCGGACACAAATTCTTTaagttttttgtatatatttagaAATTATATAAGAAATATTATACGTCACAATAGTTAACAattcaaaaaaattataaattatttataaaaaatatgattAAAGAAAACCTTATTTGATTCCCGTAAAAAATATAATCACATTCACTAGTAAATACATTCTTCCTTTGCAATTAGCcccaaccaaaaaaagaaaaaacacatTTGTAACTCAAATTTATGTTCAAACGCTAgctaaatttaaaaaattggggtTATGGTAATTTACCTTTTCCTCGTCCtcaaattaccattttaccccttcAACTCCCATTCTTTTCTCCCTCCTAACATTCTTTTCTAACCCTCCTTTCTTCACATGCACTCCCATTAATCTTTTTAGAAGTTAGAACCAAGACAAAGGATCAGTTAGATTTGAGACactccccacccccaccccacctcACCTCCACCCACCCACCCCACCTCACCTCTCTCCTCTGCTGTCCCtatccctctttttttttttttctggtcCTCCAGAATTCTTTTGctagatatgatatgcaatacTATTTCTTTCAAATACAAATCCAGCCATTggaataaaaaatatacaaaaccaGTTCTTAGTGTCCTTTTTCTCTGTTTCTTCTACTTCCATTAAATGGCTGCTGAAAGTTCTGAAAAACAAATATgtgaagaaaatgaggatgatgaggtTAGCAGTAATGAAGTAGTTAGTAGAGAAGAGATTCAAGCTGCCATTGATAAAGCTGTAGAGCTCAGAGCTATTCATGCTGCTTTATTACAGGGTATTAATAGCCCTGCATCTAATCTCaagtttccttcttcttcttcccctgCTTCTGATTTTCCTCATCAATTCTCTGCTCAAGATTATCCCATTTTCACTCCAGTaagttctcttcttttccttcttcttctttgctaTTGGCTTCTTATTAACTTCATGGGATTTCTCCTTCATAGATTTGCAGTACACCCATTTTGTTATTAAGTCATTTCTTTTGTCCAAATGGGGCCTAATTTACTCTCTTAATCTTACTGtctgttatatttttattttgaagaattaacttaaatagtcATCCACCTAATCATTTAAATTAGAAGCAGTTTGGCGCTGTGTATGatcaatatataatttttgtatacaggctatgaaaaataaataatcattccgtttcaatttatgtgaacctatttttttttttaatttttgccaaaaagaatgacaattttacttatttggaaacaatttacctttatgcaataatttttatacacacaaaatatataaacttcattttacaccacaatttcaaaagtctttctcttctcttaaactccgtacccaatcaaataggttcacataaattgaaacggggaGTAGTAAATTTTGCCTGCTATTTGTGTTAAAATTCCTTACTATTTTGTGGTCACTTATACCTTTGAAGCTTGCTGATCTTCAGGCCCAATTTCTTCAATTTGGTTTCCAAGCCCAACTGTAGTTCGGTTTACAACAAATTGTCTCATATTTACCCTTAATATTAATAGAGCTCAACGCGAATTGGTGGATTTCTCGTGTCATAATATTTCTGGAAAAAAGTCCAAATCTACCCATCTATTTTTTCTTATGGTTTAAAATTACCCTATGTTATCCTTCATGTTGAAGCTCACAGATCAAGGACAAATACGAGCCAATTTGCCAACACCAAGGATATAAATAACCCTGAAAGGAgctttggagcaacggtaaagttgacTCCGTGTGATCTACAAGTCATGGCTTCAAGTGGCAGAAGCAGCCACTAATAATTGTATTAGGGTAGGCTGTCTGCATCACACTCCTTAGATGTGGCCCTTCCCCGAATCCTGCGTTAATGCAAGATGCTTTATGCACCGAATTGCCTTTTAAGCGCATGAACAACCCCAAAATATAACAAGAGATAAAATTAAGGTATATATATCATGTAATAAAAGGGTAATATTATATCATGAAAGTAACATATATTTAGTGACTGCTCTAATATATACTGTTTTTAAATCAACTTTTGATGGAAATCCATCAACAAACTTTCTTGAACCATGGTTCTTGCATTTGGTGGGGGGTTTTGGTCCATGTAATTATATAATCTGATGATCTGTTTAGAAGTCTGTGTTTGACCAAATcttgaataagaattttcttCCTTAACTTCAAGGATACTCTTCAGATACTACTTCTAAGGAAAGGTTTTAGATGTCAAACTTACAAAAGGGTAATATTATTACTGATTATCCTTTTCGGATTCTCTGGATAATTTCTGTATCACACTCTTATGCTGAATTAGAGACAACTTATTCAATAACTGATCCAATGTACCAATAGATGTAGGGAATTGGCATTCCAACACATAATCCCATAGGGGATTCATTTTGTTTATGCCAATGCTATAGTAGAATGTGAAGAACAAGGATCATGAAATTAAGCTTTTAGAGGGTGTTAATGGAGTGAGAGGAGTTGCCGTGTTTGAGCTTGATTTTCTTATGGCCTTTTTAGAAGGATGTAGGGTTCTTTTTATAGTCGTTTGTTGTGCTCAACCAACCGGCTAAAAGAATGAAAATGGTTGAGAAGACGGCGGAACCATATATCCCTAGTTTTAGTGAGTTTGTTGCCGTCCTGGAGCGTCAATGTCATTACCAGTGCCGAGCCAGAATTTTgagagtcaaaatataaagaagcaAAATCATGTAGAAGCTAAAGAGATTCaacatatagtatatatacataaaaaagtaaaagtatcTATGTAGTGTAATTTCCTGCATCACTTAAACAAAGGTGGTCCGCCACAGGTCGTTATGGTTGACTTGGTCCATAACGACGTGCCATGCCGGCTGGTACGTTGAGTCGAGTCGTGCCTTCTCATTTGGCGGGGGTGTTCTTGGCGTTGGATTGCTGTTGCACCATGCCCAAGATAAATTTGGCTTCCAGTGTCCTTATTTGGATCAAAATTGGCCTTAATCTAGTCCCATAGTACAGTTCCTTTAGAAATGGTCTAGTATTTCAATCTGCTTTCTCCAATTGAGATTAGTTTGATTCACCAAGTTTGAATGTTTGCAGAGTTATGAAGATGTTCCATTACCTGGACCAAAACAACTACATTTGGACAATCGAACCTACGCTGAACTTTGGGATGATTATGGCCTTGGAGGAGTGGGAAATGGCGATGAAGCCAGTTTGTCGAATTACAGAAAGACGAATTCCTCCTTGAGGATTGGAATTTCACCCAACTTGATCAAGTCAGAACCCCATACCTGTCCAGCTGATGATCAGAGATCGGTCACCGGTTCTTGTACTGATCAAATCACTCTGCTTAGAATAGCCTCTCCTGGTGGTGATTACTCCAAGTCCAGGAGAAATTCTTTAGAAGTGAGATCACTTTCCTCTTGCAATAGGTGTAAACCTGCTACTATAATAAGTACTGAGATAGACGGAGCTAGCAAGAGCGGGAAGAGCTCGAATGTAATCATGCCATTGACAGATTCACACTCTTTAAATCAATTGCAGCCGAAAAGTAAAGGGCTGAACTTGTCGTGGTTGTTCCCTAagctaaagaagaaaaacaagaatgaAAATTCACCAAACAGGACAGAATCCAAGGTCTCTCAGATTGTTAAGGATATTGGATTGGTTTCTATTGAAATGTTAAAGAAAGAACTCGTGCAAGCAAAAGACAGCAGAGATGCAGCGTTGATGGAAGTCGGGGAAATGAAGTCATCTTTAGGAGAGCTAAAGGAAAAATTGGAGTACTTAGAAACTTACTGTGAGGAACTCAAGAAAGCCTTGAGACAAGCAAAGCAATCAAAGGATTCTCAAGTATCCAAAATGCTTATAGATATTCCGAGAAGGGGAGAATCTATGGATGGGGACGGAGAAAACACGATTCCTGTTAGTGAAGAGGTAATGGTTGAAGGATTTTTGCAGATGGTATCAGAATCAAGACTATCCGTAAAGCAATTCTGCAAGATTCTTATTGCACAGGTTGAAGAGACAGACAAATCTTTAACCGATAACTTAAATCATCTACTTCAACCTTACAAAATTTCTCTAAACTCGAAGCACTCAAAGGCAGTCCTATACCATATTGAAGCCATCATAAACCAGTCCCTATTCCAAGATTTTGAGAACGTTGTGTTCCAAAAGAATGGCGCGCCAAAACACTTGGACCCTCAACAAGATTGCCACGATCACTTCTCGTCCTTTGTCTTGTTGAGGAACCTAAGCTGGAATGAAGTGTTAAGAAAAGGGACCAAGTACTACAGTGATGATTTCAGCAAATTCTGTGATCAAAAGATGAGTTGCATTATCACAAGTCTCAACTGGAATAAGCCATGGCCAGAGCAACTACTTCAGACATTCTTTATTGCTGCTAAGTGCATTTGGTTGCTGCATTTGCTCGCCTTTTCGTTCGATCCTCCACTTGGGATTCTGAGGGTTGAAGAGAATACAAGTTTTGATAAGTGTtatatggaggacattttgggAGATAGGCAAAAATCACAAGGTTCAAACAAGGTTAAGATCATGGTAATGCCTGGTTTCTATGTGCAAGATAGAGTACTTAGGTGTAAAGTGATTTGCAAGTATAAATCTACAGCCTAATTAGGATCTCTTTCTgaattcatttttctttgaaatttttcTCTTTAGCAGGCAATCTAACTTGTAATGTTGATCCTATGCTAATCATATGCTTGTATGCATTCTCTAATATTTATCATTAAATTGTGATTAAATTCTAATATTATAATACTTCTGTTGAATAAATTAAACAATTGCTTGTAATTagattatgtcacgacccggaattcctaccgtcgggaccgtgatggcgcctaacatttcacttgctaggcaagccaatgttagagaatcactaaaccaaatccttatttccattcagtaaataacaataattagctaagatgaaatataataagtgcggaataatataaaaactgtattaattactatcacccggatctagagtcataattcacgagcattctagaatttactacaagtaatagtcccAAAGAAaaacaactgtctgaatgaaagaaacagtagaacagaaaagatcgACGGGGATTTCAAGGTCTGTgcacgccgacagatctacctcgagtctccggaTAAcggtccaatagcaaaatctcgatcaaccccagccggtatcaaaatctgcacaaaaagtacagagtgcagtatcagtacaaccgaccccatgtactggtaagtttAACCTctacgaagtagtgacgaggctaaggcaaggtacctacaaatcaacctatataatttaacagtgtatatacaaataacagtaatgaagagctagacaggaagtatcgggagggggaaaacatgctgggggaaatacgagataaggaactacaacagaataataactggaacaaccaatatactatgaatcaacagaaacaacgaatactgtaaaggaaaaaataaatgcacggcatcacccttcgtgcttttactctcaatctcaccataaaatcaatagaaacgacacggcatcacccttcgtgcattaactctcatatcatggcacggcatcacccttcgttcttttacactcgcaatatggcacggcatcacccttcgtgcattaacactgacaatatggcacagcatcacccttcttgcttttacactcacaatatggcacggcatcatccttcgtgcttttacactttcCCTTAcaataatgcaatgcataaataacaatagggagatagaataacaagtacaagccttacttcaatatttggttccacaatatcaatctcaactttgaaataaatacccaATTATCACCAGAGAATTCGTAatcatgataagaacgatcaatttaacaacactagtctaaacacgtaacaattaggcataggaaagagacaatataagaaaaacaggggaaaacagggaaaacaggtaaattggcggcgcataagtactcgtcacctcacatatacgccgctcacatgaatttcacatagtaAATAATCTGAGGTTCCGAATTCCCttaagtcagggttagacacaacacttatcttgctccgaaggccacttaattctcaatcacagtttttcctctagaattcacctccaagccactcgtatctattcaaaaatgactcaataatatcaaatattgctaaaggaatcaattatattgcataagttaaattttctaaaattttttccaaaaagtcaaaaatcgacctcgggcacgcttggtcaaaactcgaggttcagaccaaaatccatttacccattcacccccgagcccggatatataattggttttggaatccgacctcaaattgaggtctaaatccccaaattttcgaaatccctagtttctacccaaacccctaaatctaccatgaaaactctagatttttggttgaaaattcatgaaatgtaatgggtaattgaaagaagatggtttagaatcacttaccaatactttggggaagaaaatatctcttgaaaatcgcctctagcccatttggtttttgagaaaatgagttAATGGCCAATTcccatttttggattctgttaagtgctaggcgacagtgttcatcgcgatcgcattaacactgtcgcgttcgcaaagagcagcctcctaaggacttacgcgatcgcgggaggctttacgcgttcgcgaaggcttagcccgccttgccttcgcgttcgcaagcaaggctcgcgttcgcatagagtttcCCAGGTCCCCTGCCCAGCCTAGCTAAAGCTACACGTTCGCGTTCGacgggtcgcgttcgcgtagagcaactcCCCCtaatgctccgcgttcgcgaccatggtctcgcgttcgcatagagtaaaatgcTCTTCAGCCcagtttccccttcgcgatcgcgagagtgacTACTCGATCACTAAGCACAACATAGCAGACACCACATATagcaaaaataccagattttctaagtccaaaacatcccgtagcctatccgaaactcacccgagccctcggggctccaaaccaaacatgcacacaagtctaaaaatatcatacgaatttgctcgcgcgatcaaaactccaaaataacacctagaactacgaatttagcaccaaatcaaatgtaattctcaaaaatactttaaaatttctatcttctcaactggacgtccgaatcacgtcaaatcaactccgtttctcaccaaaattCACAgttaagtcataaatattatattggacctataccgggctccagaactaaAATATGGACCCagtatcaacaaggccaaacatcaaccaattcttacagacttttaattttcatcaaaaattcataactcgagctagggacctccgaattcgattccgggcatacgcccaagtcccataatttGAAACGAacccaccaggaccgtcaaaacacgaatccgggcctatttaccaaaaatattgatcgaagtcaactaaaatcaacttttaaggcaaaattcttattttcatcaatttttaacataaaagttttctggaaacacgcccggactgcgcacacaaatcgaagtAGATTtgaattctaaaatataagatgaccttttgggtcatcatattctccacctctaaaataaccattcgtcctcgaacgaacatagaaaagtacctgagctggagaaaaggtggggatatctacttcgcatatcggactcagtctcccaagtagctgcctcaacaggctgacctctccactccacttgaactgaagggtaactctttgatctcaactggcgaacttgccgggctagaatagccaacggctcctcctcgtaagtcaaatccttgtccaactggacagagctgaaatctaacacatgggacggatcgccgtgatactttcgaagcatggacacatggaatatcggatgaacaactgctaaactaggtggaaacgcaagcctgtaagccacctctcctaccctctctagaatctcaaaaggtccgatatacctagggctcaacttgcccttctttccgaaccttattacacccttcatgggtgatacccaaagcaacactctctccccgaccatgaatgcaacatcatgaactctgcggtcggcataactcttctgcctggactgagctgtgcgaagtcgatcttgaataatcttgaccttatccaaggcatcctatactaagtctgtgcccaataaccaAGCCTCCCCCGACTCGAACGACCCAACTGGCGaccaacaccgcctaccatataatgcctcatagggagccatctgaatgctcgactggtaactgttgttgtagaaGAACTCTGCAatgggcaagaactgatcccataatcctccaaagtctataacacatatgcggagcatatcctccaagatctgaatagtacgctcagactgcccatccgtctgaggatggaatgctatgctcaactcaacccgcgaacccaactcatgctgtactgccctccaga
It encodes the following:
- the LOC107799779 gene encoding IRK-interacting protein, translated to MAAESSEKQICEENEDDEVSSNEVVSREEIQAAIDKAVELRAIHAALLQGINSPASNLKFPSSSSPASDFPHQFSAQDYPIFTPSYEDVPLPGPKQLHLDNRTYAELWDDYGLGGVGNGDEASLSNYRKTNSSLRIGISPNLIKSEPHTCPADDQRSVTGSCTDQITLLRIASPGGDYSKSRRNSLEVRSLSSCNRCKPATIISTEIDGASKSGKSSNVIMPLTDSHSLNQLQPKSKGLNLSWLFPKLKKKNKNENSPNRTESKVSQIVKDIGLVSIEMLKKELVQAKDSRDAALMEVGEMKSSLGELKEKLEYLETYCEELKKALRQAKQSKDSQVSKMLIDIPRRGESMDGDGENTIPVSEEVMVEGFLQMVSESRLSVKQFCKILIAQVEETDKSLTDNLNHLLQPYKISLNSKHSKAVLYHIEAIINQSLFQDFENVVFQKNGAPKHLDPQQDCHDHFSSFVLLRNLSWNEVLRKGTKYYSDDFSKFCDQKMSCIITSLNWNKPWPEQLLQTFFIAAKCIWLLHLLAFSFDPPLGILRVEENTSFDKCYMEDILGDRQKSQGSNKVKIMVMPGFYVQDRVLRCKVICKYKSTA